The sequence below is a genomic window from Anopheles cruzii chromosome 3, idAnoCruzAS_RS32_06, whole genome shotgun sequence.
CCCGGAAGCTAGTGCACCGCCGACCGTGCCCGATGACAGTTGCAGTTCGTTGAACCTTGCCTGTCAAGCCGGACGCCGATCGCTGGAAGCGCACGAGATGAGAGAGCGGGAGCGATCACCTCGTGTCGAACAAAgcacgatcgccgccgccgtcggtgacgATCGTTCTGACCACACtaccaccgtcaccaccactactactaccagTACTAGTGATGCTGCTACAAATACTACTGCCACTGGCGATGAACGGCGCGCGCTGAAGAAAGAACTCGCTGAGTCACAGCTCGAGTTGCAGCAGGTCACCGGTGAGACGTTGGCGCTTCGGCAGGAGCTCGCTCAGTTGCGGACGCAGCTTCACTCGCTGCAGGACGAAGCGCTCGCCGAGAGCAGTCGACAGAACGGTGCGATCCGCGCACTGAAGGCGCAGCTGGCCGAAGCGCAGTTCCATCTGCAGATCGCCCAAGCCGAGGCTCTCTCCCTCCAGACCGACGTCGGGCAGCTCCGGACCCAGGTCCAAACGCTCAAGGACGTCATCAAGGCCGGCAAAGAGATCATCGCGATCCGCGAGGATCAGGTCGAGCAGGTAAACAAAGTGGTCCATgtggtccgtgtgtgtgtgtgtgtgtgtgtgtgtctgcgatCAGCTGAATGTCCGGCGCACAGgtgcggcgtggcgtgaaCTTGTCCgcttgatggtggtggtcgcgtgAGAACTACGGTGTCGCTGCCAAAACCAGTGGCGAAGGTCGCGTTGCTCTCTGCACGACGCGGAACCTTCGTCACCAGCATCGCTGCTCATGATCTATGGATGCAATGATCTTTGCATGATCGCGTGCGCGCCGGTTGACCTTCGGCGGCGTTCCATACATGGAAGTGGATTGGCGCTGAGAAGCGAAGCGGCGCGTATGGCTGCCGGATGCTTGCCGGATGGCGGAAGTGTCTCGGTTTCGCTTTGAAGACAATAAAGTCTGGCTGAGCTGGTCCAGCAAGCAATCTGAGCGGTGGTGCGCGGTGGCCGTTACTTTTCAAATCGACGCAGTGCAGTTGGatgtacagggtgagcaaattagtgtgcattttttcatttgattataaagcaaaaacggatgaatatttttcgatgcttaaacttttatttgaaaggttgattcctaacattttttaatgtaaaacaattttggtaaaatgtttaccacgattggcttggcagtagcttcttcggtcgacctatttttgagtataTTTTCGATTGTATTCTATTTCTATTCGATTCTATTTCCttaatagcaacttgaatttcggtcttaaggttgtcaatagctgctgtaatgttcgcataacataaatattgattgtggctgtcactgtatggcacgtagcgccgtcctgttcaaaccaaacgccgtccaagttctcagcttcaatttcgccgaaaaaccaatcagccaaaatccgcaccaaacaggcactcgttgtgggtgcattggcttctcttgcacgatttatGGCTTTTCCGAACTACAAcagtgcttattaacatagccacagaggtggaaatgatcttcaatgaaatgtgcttttgacgaatgatttgacgacctaccactttggaaataattttttcatatttcctaattttctgcaaccaaaatggtattttatacataaatgttaagaatcaaccttccaaataaaagttaaaacatcgaaaaatattcagccgtttttgttttatagccaaatgaaaaaatgcacactaatttgctcaccctgtatattGAAATGCGTTTGAGACGTACTTTGAACAGTTCAAAACCTTTCAAAATTTACGTAACATATGGGCAGAAAAGTACCAGCTCTACGatagaatttttttttgtagttcaaaattggctttacTCATCAACTAAAActccatcaagagccacacagtCATTCGAGCGGTatgtagaacgatttatctgTTGCCTCAACATAGGCCTCAGTTTCGGCGATGGACGAGgtcattcgagcgaaatttcttaccaATGCGCAGCATTTTGAGGTCTGCGAATAGCCAGTAAATGCTGGGAGCCAAATTCTTTGTCATATGTAgtcgtttctttgcaatttcgaCCTTGAAACGCATAAAAAGCTgtataatattcactgttgatggtgttTCCCctctcaagatagtcgatgatTATTACACGTCGCATATCTCAAGATAAGGAGCCATTCCAGCcgattgttgtgttttcgggcgctttggacgaggttccCCAGATGCTCTCCATTCAGATggcgatcgttttgattccggagtgaagtgatggatccaaCCATTGTCACTAGTTTTGAACAAACCGCGCAAACCCACTATAAACAGAGCTTTCTTATACTCAAATGTTCATGCAATATAAAGGCAATacgttcttttgatatttttacaaTATTAGCTCACTGGCGCAACTTCAATTTTTggatcattcaaaacgattttgtggatattttaaatgttttcttttgttacTACCTCATCTGGACGTCCACTGCGTTCGTTCATCATCGGTTTATCTACGGCAACGTTTTAAGTCAGGAAATCAACATTCCcttgttgtttttgatggAGCAGggtccttataacacttttcaagccattgcttcacTTGATCGGAATGTTTTGCAATCAAGAAacagtgtaaaattaaaacacgaaattaaTCTTGAGcctttgttttgaaaataacaaaagtagtgtaaCTCTTGGAACAATGACTCACAAACTTATGAATTGGAAGGTTAATACTAACGGAAAAGGCGCCATTTGTGTGTTAGGGCCGGAACTTTTTTAGGTCATATGTTAAAGCTACGTGCTATTTACCGTACTTTGTGCAGTTTAGTGGCGACTTGTAGAATGTACAAAAAGTAGCTCAACGGTGAGCAATTTACAAATGACGCAGCTTTAAGATGAAGATTTCTCTTGCAACAATGCGCCACACTTTCCAGGCCAATGACGAACTGGGTAGAATATAAATCGCGTTCTTTCGAGGGAAATTTTATTTGAGACGATGAGTCGCCAGAATTTCGCAACAACACGGCGGTATTCGAGAAAACACACTTGAGGCCTGCGGTGAATCCAAACAACATCCCGCGCCCCCCCCCTCGGAGGTTTCTTTTAATCCACCGTGACTCAGAATCCACTTgactttctcccattttcCGCACCGGCCGACCCGCAGCTGAAAGGGAAGCTGCGCCAGATCGAGGACACGCTACAGGAGCGCGAGCTGCAGATTATGTCCGACGATTTGCGTCGGGAGTATGACAGACAGCTGACAAACATTCGTAACCTGCGTGATCTGTACGAGGAGCGCGAGCGCGTCTCGAGGATGGAGCGCGACAACTTGCTGCGCCAATTGGACCTGAAGAAGAACGAGCTGGCGACCGAGCAGGAAAGGTGAGTAGAGAGGTCCCCGCGGCCCGTGAACGCCTCCACGGAGCGACACATTGTCTCGTCGGGCCGAGGCGGGGCGGCAAAAATATTATTGCGCCGTACATGACCGCGCGCTCTGGGATATTTTTGTGTCCTCCGCCAACGTGTACACGTTTGTTGCCGCCATCGGAGATGCTTTGTGTCTGGCCCGCGGGGCAGCATGCGCcgggctggctgactggcttaatgacgatgtttttctgtgtgtgcggtttgcgGTGGCCTGTGGCGGCCTGTGTCTCACTCTCTTGTAGGAACAAAAACTTGGAAGCACTGGTGGAAAGTTTGCAGTCCGATCTGACCTGCCTGCGGGCCGAGCGGGAGCAAACGGACGAGAAGCTGTCCCACTCCCAGGCGCAGACgaagcagctgcagctggagATGGGTGTCGTAAACCAGTTCATCTCCAAGTTCCTGCTCGGCATGAGCCGCAAGCCGACGGTCAACGAGATCAACATTGACAAGCTGGCGGCCGTGCTGGAGGAGAACCGGGCGCTGCTGATCGAGATGACCAAGGATGAGGCGGAAACCGTCGACACCGGGGCCTTCCTGCCGCGGGCCCTCTACGATCTGATAGCGGAGGTGGACGAGGCAAACGGGCCGCCCGTGGAGTCCGAGATGCCCGACGCACCCCCGAAAGAGGACGCGCCGGTCGAGGCGGATAGTGAGGGTAGCGGCGGCGAGGACGCCGAGTTTACCGACGTGCAGAAGGCTTCGCCGGAACAGATTGCTGACAAGTTGCCAAAAGTGTGGCGTGTGCTGATTGAGTTGGTGAATCACCAGGAACGGGCCCAGCCCGTGCCGTTTGTGGTAAGTTGTGGTCTAGGCTGGGAGGGGGGTGTGAGCCAAGGGCTGGTTCGCGGAAGCCAAAGTCAACGTCGTGCGGCGGCCGACTTTCGGCGCGGTTCGCGGTGAGAAGTCCATGAGTCTGATGAGATTGCCCGTAATTTGCCCGGTTTCACAGGAGGGTGGCGAAAGTGAGGAGTGCCTTCAGTCGGTGCAGACACGCAACGGGCCCAAAACGGTCGTCAGCGTGAGCAAAACGTACATCAAGCTGAAGGACCTGATACTGGAGAAGAAGGCCCTCAAGAGGGAAACGAACCGGCTGAAAACGTTAAACGTACACCTGGAGCGGCGGCTGGAAACGCAGGAGAAGCGCCTGAGTGTCGTGAGCCTTGAGTTGACGAAAACTTGGCATCTGGTGGGGAAAATGCAGGTGAGCGAGTGTTTAATGCGAGACAGCGAGCCCGGAACCGCGGTGCCACGGGACGCGatgctgcggtgcggtggtttTGTTACGAAATGAATCGCTTCCGAATCGCTTAATGAAGTTCATAAATCATGCAACTTTGGCGGCGTGTTCTATGAGTTTTGTGGCCCATGTACATGTACCGGGGTGGGGTGCTTCTGGATTGTTAAGCATACCGATCAATTAAGCTATTAAACTGGCAGGACCCTGCAGTCAGGCAGTTACATTCTCGGTTGAGGCTACCGGAGTTCCTAGCTGCCGAAGTTTTATTCTTTGTGTggtctgttaaaaaaatatcgccaatttgttattaaaaaaaatgattcatgaatatttattttgtccCCTTCAAAGAAATCTCCATTATACAGATATATTAGATATTATACACTTGTgtaaacgatttttttaattctcGAAGCACTTTAACAAATCTTattttgtgatcttgttcagttccttcttcgatgccgtctttatctacccaatcgtagcgtagcgtggTCTTTTAATTGGCTCCTTCAATgtccggaacaagaaaaagtcacgGGAGGCCAGATCTTAGGAAAACGGTGTCTGAGGCTACGATGTGTGAGCAGAAGCGCAAAaactttcttttattttcccacaaatccgagCGTTTCTGGAGGATTGCAGGTAATATACTCTATTTATCGTTCTATCTTGtggcaagaactcatgatgcaccacgtccctgcaatcgaagaaaagtgTAATACTTGTGTGgcgatatttttttaacagaccTCGTATGCAATTTTATGTGTAACTGGACCCATCGTTATAACTTGTGTGAAGCGCCGCCGAACCGTAGCAAAGCTATAGTGACACCGAGCCTCCAACGGACATGTTTGACGGCCATTTTTTGCGACCCGGCGGCCCTAATGCTTTGCTCATCCGCTCCATTTTCTCGTTTGATGTGTCCGTAGCGCCAGCATCGTCAACTCCACACTCAGGAGCAAATCTTGCGCTACCATCTGCAGCAAAAGCGCCGACTGCTGTGCGAGCTAAAGGAGGAACTGGAGTACTGCCGGCTGAAATGGTCGGCCGCGCGCCAGAAGAACATCGAGTCCGAGGACCAATGGCGGTCGCTGAAGGCGGACTTTGCCGCGCGCCGTAAACAGGACTCGCTGAACAACTCGGCGGGCGAGAGCGGGTACAGCGACGAGCAGCCgtcggacgatgacgacgatggcagaGCGGGCCGGAAGGCGGCCTTTTCGACTGGTGGGTTACCGGTGGCCGGATGTAGCGGGCTGAGCTCGCTGGTTCCCGCCGGGGCCTCGGCAATCTCGGTGATGCGGTTCGAGCGCCAGTTCCTCAGCAGCTCGCTAACGAACATCTACCAAGCGATTAGCACGCTGCGGAAGGTGCACAGCGAGTCCGATATGAAGTCGCTCGAGAACGTCGAGCGGGCAAATCGGTTTTGTAATGAAAAAATCGAAGAATTGCCTCCAtttcccgacgacgacgacgacgacgatgacgacgacgttcaCGCGGAAACTTCCGGGCTTCCGGACGCTGCTGTACTGCGGAAGGCGAACCCGGTTCCTACATCGTcgaacacaccaccaccgacgacgacggcgacgacggcgagaacGACGGGCAAGCGGGGCAGGAAGAAGCGTAAAAACACGAGTGGCCCCGAAACGGCGCAGGACATGTTTTTGCGGCTGATGAATCTCGGGCACCCAGAGTTGCCGGACGAGCAAGCGCAGGACCAGGAGCAGGAAGACGACGAGACGGAGGAGGGCACGGGAAATGATAATGCCGAGGGCGAGTATAGCGTCAACGAAAGTGCAAGTGAGCTGAGCGAAGAAGAGCTGGAGGGCGCCGAAGTGGCCCgtgcgccggaaccggaggaaCTGTCGAGCGAGGAGCTGTTCCAGCAGAAACGGGAAGCACGTTTGCAGCGCATGGCGGAACTGAATTCCCGTCTGGACCAATACTCCGCGCCGACGACGTCGGACCCGAAGGTCGCCGGTGGTGAGCGTAGCGAGCAGACCACCACGGACCAACAGCTGAGGACAGCACCGGACGGGCAGGAAGCTGCGTTGAGTGAGGACGAAGAGAAGTATCTTCAAAGACGTGCCGCACGCTTGGAACGGCTCGAGCGGGAAGCGCAGGAGTTCCGCAATCGGCTTTCGAAAACGGTAAACCGAGGGACGGAGATAGCGGCCCAGATCGATGAGATTCACAGTGGGTTTATGGCCCGGCAAGCCGAGTCCGGCTCGCCCGTGCCAGGTTCCTCCGGTCTGAGCTCCACCGCCAGTGGGTCAGGTCTTTCCCAGGCGCGGAAGCACCCCCTTTTGGAACCTCTTCCGACCGTAGATCTGTCCTGCTTGACCGATAAGGAGCGCGAGTACACTTCGGCCCGGTCGGAGCGGTTGGCGCGGCTCGAGGATGACAGCCAGAGTCTGCTGCGGCAGATGAACCAGACCATGCGTAGGGGATCGAGCCTGACAACAAAGCTTGACATGCTGCACTCGCGCTACGCTGCGCCAGCCGAGGCTCCCGCCGCGGACAGCAATCCATCGTCCGATTGTGCACCGGACAAGACCAACAATGACAGCGAATCGCAGGAATCGGTCGAATGCTGCCCCGCGTTGGACTTGACGTCCGTGACGTCAGAAGACGGTGGCACCGTAGATGAAGCCCTGCTACCCGGACCGTATTCTCCCATGGGCCCACTGGAGCTGGTACTGGTatcggacgacgatgacgaaggcCCGGAGATGGTCGCAGGTCCGGGCTCAAGTTCACAGCCCGAGGGCGATACGCAACCCCAGTGAGCGTACCGAGCGGCCCGATTTAAACCTACCTCGTACCGGAAAAAGACACCAACTACACCCCCGGGTGTACCGGGGTTGGCCCCCACCAACTACCGGGCAGCACCCGGACCCGTAGCGTAACGAAAGGGGTTTCCATTACTTCCCGAGCAGCGGTAGACGCCCGCAAGGCACTCACTGCTCTGGTGTTCCGACGATGGCGTCCGTGGTTGGCGTTGGTTGCCGTACGAAAATAAGATTAAATTAAGATAATTAACTCCACATCAAATAAACCACATGTATTACTTCCGCTATGGTCTTGGCTTTTGGGGGCAGGCTTTCGTTTGGTGTATTGTTGGTGTTCGAACAATGTTGAGAACCGGCCGGAAGCCCGGTTTCTGTCtgtttcggtggaaaattgaaagtaGTTTTGGGACGCACCAAACTTCACTTTTATTTCTTTGGCAACATTCTACAACATCTTGACCCCTAGGAAGAGCACGACGTGGGTTCGGTGCCGGGAATTCGGGAATGAAACTTTCGAGCTTACATGcaataaaactaattaaaactACATCTGAACTAACGAACTATCCCATTAACCAGTGCTCGCCGGTGACACTCGGCCGGGCGTTGTGAGCAATCCCCGAGCAATTGGGACACATTCCTCGGAAGCATTCCCCGAACGGGCGCCGGAATTGGAGATCTCGTAATCTCCCGGTTCTTTATCGCAGCCGGGCAATCTGGAAAGAAATTATCTACCACAAGAGCAGCGGTGCTAGACGATAAAGGTTAAACTTAATCGAGAAGAAAATAGTTTCCCGCCCCGTTGCCCCAGGACTTCCCCGACGGTCAATCGCCGGTCTGCGGCAGCCCAGCGATCGTGGAGCAGTGGAGAGACCCGTAAGTTAAATTAATCGACCCGAGGAATCGTGTCCACCCAGCGTTGGAGCGTATGGTTCAGGAACATCCTTCCGAAGCTGCCGAATGCGGcaaggagagcaaaaaaaaggcacacacacagtaaacCTTTTACGATCGCATTTGC
It includes:
- the LOC128275593 gene encoding uncharacterized protein LOC128275593; this translates as MGGIQSANVDRENDDADEESSTNATVDGGREVPAAGAEVPLGVGKTFSSVANGCETTLPDEGTDSATDAAPPSTPYVVVVESNKANGDDGIVAESDDDDEDMLAKCRARKMTTELAAFRANLQQKRGVHLSKLVQVREELEQLRAALAEEKSRNRALIKYIQQQQEQENPQEKAHPPEASAPPTVPDDSCSSLNLACQAGRRSLEAHEMRERERSPRVEQSTIAAAVGDDRSDHTTTVTTTTTTSTSDAATNTTATGDERRALKKELAESQLELQQVTGETLALRQELAQLRTQLHSLQDEALAESSRQNGAIRALKAQLAEAQFHLQIAQAEALSLQTDVGQLRTQVQTLKDVIKAGKEIIAIREDQVEQLKGKLRQIEDTLQERELQIMSDDLRREYDRQLTNIRNLRDLYEERERVSRMERDNLLRQLDLKKNELATEQERNKNLEALVESLQSDLTCLRAEREQTDEKLSHSQAQTKQLQLEMGVVNQFISKFLLGMSRKPTVNEINIDKLAAVLEENRALLIEMTKDEAETVDTGAFLPRALYDLIAEVDEANGPPVESEMPDAPPKEDAPVEADSEGSGGEDAEFTDVQKASPEQIADKLPKVWRVLIELVNHQERAQPVPFVEGGESEECLQSVQTRNGPKTVVSVSKTYIKLKDLILEKKALKRETNRLKTLNVHLERRLETQEKRLSVVSLELTKTWHLVGKMQRQHRQLHTQEQILRYHLQQKRRLLCELKEELEYCRLKWSAARQKNIESEDQWRSLKADFAARRKQDSLNNSAGESGYSDEQPSDDDDDGRAGRKAAFSTGGLPVAGCSGLSSLVPAGASAISVMRFERQFLSSSLTNIYQAISTLRKVHSESDMKSLENVERANRFCNEKIEELPPFPDDDDDDDDDDVHAETSGLPDAAVLRKANPVPTSSNTPPPTTTATTARTTGKRGRKKRKNTSGPETAQDMFLRLMNLGHPELPDEQAQDQEQEDDETEEGTGNDNAEGEYSVNESASELSEEELEGAEVARAPEPEELSSEELFQQKREARLQRMAELNSRLDQYSAPTTSDPKVAGGERSEQTTTDQQLRTAPDGQEAALSEDEEKYLQRRAARLERLEREAQEFRNRLSKTVNRGTEIAAQIDEIHSGFMARQAESGSPVPGSSGLSSTASGSGLSQARKHPLLEPLPTVDLSCLTDKEREYTSARSERLARLEDDSQSLLRQMNQTMRRGSSLTTKLDMLHSRYAAPAEAPAADSNPSSDCAPDKTNNDSESQESVECCPALDLTSVTSEDGGTVDEALLPGPYSPMGPLELVLVSDDDDEGPEMVAGPGSSSQPEGDTQPQ